One window from the genome of Pyrus communis chromosome 16, drPyrComm1.1, whole genome shotgun sequence encodes:
- the LOC137719488 gene encoding low temperature-induced protein lt101.2 — translation MGSETFLEVILAIILPPVGVFLRYGCAVEFWICLLLTILGYIPGIIYALYVLVG, via the exons ATGGGTTCAGAAACGTTTCTGGAAGTGATATTGGCAATCATCCTCCCACCTGTGGGAGTCTTCCTTCGTTATGGCTGTGCA GTGGAGTTCTGGATATGTTTGTTGCTGACAATATTGGGATACATACCTGGAATCATATACGCATTATATGTACTCGTCGGATGA
- the LOC137720036 gene encoding uncharacterized protein, with protein MSGKALQVAKVYRHLLKAMKKHVAKEENKRHFIRYATEEFRNNCKLSDPSSIQRKKLAENYTLLLNSVHHHKDLLFSYNIAVDRTDEMKRVLGKSAASVGLQLPDVYQP; from the exons ATGAGCGGCAAGGCTTTGCAAGTTGCTAAGGTGTACCGTCACCTTCTCAAGGCCATGAAGAAACACGTTGCCAAAGAAGAGAATAAGAGGCATTTTATAAGGTACGCAACTGAAGAATTTAGGAACAACTGCAAACTGTCAGACCCATCTTCCATTCAGCGTAAGAAGCTTGCCGAGAACTACACTTTACTTCTCAATAGTGTGCACCATCACAAG GACTTGTTGTTCTCTTACAACATTGCTGTGGATAGAACAGATGAGATGAAGAGAGTGCTTGGAAAATCAGCTGCAAGCGTGGGGCTTCAACTTCCCGACGTTTATCAGCCTTGA
- the LOC137720698 gene encoding protein GET4-like isoform X1 has product MSRERPKRGALPPAQENIQKLEKVVEEGNFYGAQQMYKSISARYVAAQRFSEGVDILQSGAWNQLKHGQVTCGAELAALFVETLVKGRFPYDDETLVRVRKIYKAFPRIPVPQQLGDLDDMQQLSETLGAAKTCVEGCSSFLKAALKWSKEFGAPRSGAPEIHVMLANYIYFESPEVDMVRVSHHFVRGNNPKEFASTLVNFMGKCYPGEDDVAIARAILMYLSVGNLRDANILMDEIKKQVESKELDFPKSDLIQFINFLLQTLLRDALPLFNMLRAKYKSSLDREPTFHELLDEIAEKFYGVRRRNPLQGMGMFGEIFKMMGGD; this is encoded by the exons ATGTCGCGGGAGAGACCCAAAAGAGGCGCATTGCCTCCCGCCCAAGAG AATATTCAGAAATTAGAGAAAGTTGTAGAGGAAGGTAATTTCTATGGAGCTCAACAAATGTACAAATCAATTAGTGCAAG ATATGTAGCTGCTCAGAGGTTTTCCGAGGGTGTGGATATCCTTCAGTCTGGCGCATGGAACCAACTGAAACATGGGCAG GTTACTTGTGGTGCTGAGTTAGCTGCTTTGTTTGTGGAAACACTTGTCAAAGGAAGATTCCCTTATGACGATGAAACCTTAG TTCGTGTCAGGaaaatttataaagcatttccTCGGATACCTGTGCCGCAACAGTTAGGGGATTTAGATGACATGCAACAACTGTCTGAAACACTTGGGGCAGCAAAAACATGTGTTGAGGGCTGCTCATCATTCCTAAAGGCTGCTCTTAA GTGGTCTAAGGAGTTTGGTGCACCCAGGAGTGGAGCTCCAGAAATACATGTTATGCTAGCGAActacatatattttgaatctcCTGAGGTG GACATGGTTAGAGTGTCACATCATTTTGTTAGAGGAAACAACCCCAAAGAGTTTGCTTCGACTTTAGTAAATTTTATGGGCAAG TGTTATCCAGGGGAAGATGATGTGGCCATTGCCCGAGCTATTTTAAT GTATTTGTCAGTTGGTAATCTGAGAGATGCCAATATTCTCATGGATGAGATAAAGAAGCAAGTGGAGTCTAAGGAGCTTGACTTTCCCAAATCTGATTTGATCCAGttcatcaattttcttttgcaaaC GTTGTTGAGAGATGCTCTTCCGCTTTTTAATATGTTGAGAGCGAAATACAAATCAAGCTTAGACAGAGAACCAACATTTCATGAG TTGCTGGATGAAATTGCGGAGAAGTTTTATGGAGTACGACGCAGAAATCCACTGCAAGGGATGGGGATGTTCGGCGAGATTTTCAAG ATGATGGGAGGTGACTAG
- the LOC137720698 gene encoding protein GET4-like isoform X2, translated as MQNIQKLEKVVEEGNFYGAQQMYKSISARYVAAQRFSEGVDILQSGAWNQLKHGQVTCGAELAALFVETLVKGRFPYDDETLVRVRKIYKAFPRIPVPQQLGDLDDMQQLSETLGAAKTCVEGCSSFLKAALKWSKEFGAPRSGAPEIHVMLANYIYFESPEVDMVRVSHHFVRGNNPKEFASTLVNFMGKCYPGEDDVAIARAILMYLSVGNLRDANILMDEIKKQVESKELDFPKSDLIQFINFLLQTLLRDALPLFNMLRAKYKSSLDREPTFHELLDEIAEKFYGVRRRNPLQGMGMFGEIFKMMGGD; from the exons ATGCAGAATATTCAGAAATTAGAGAAAGTTGTAGAGGAAGGTAATTTCTATGGAGCTCAACAAATGTACAAATCAATTAGTGCAAG ATATGTAGCTGCTCAGAGGTTTTCCGAGGGTGTGGATATCCTTCAGTCTGGCGCATGGAACCAACTGAAACATGGGCAG GTTACTTGTGGTGCTGAGTTAGCTGCTTTGTTTGTGGAAACACTTGTCAAAGGAAGATTCCCTTATGACGATGAAACCTTAG TTCGTGTCAGGaaaatttataaagcatttccTCGGATACCTGTGCCGCAACAGTTAGGGGATTTAGATGACATGCAACAACTGTCTGAAACACTTGGGGCAGCAAAAACATGTGTTGAGGGCTGCTCATCATTCCTAAAGGCTGCTCTTAA GTGGTCTAAGGAGTTTGGTGCACCCAGGAGTGGAGCTCCAGAAATACATGTTATGCTAGCGAActacatatattttgaatctcCTGAGGTG GACATGGTTAGAGTGTCACATCATTTTGTTAGAGGAAACAACCCCAAAGAGTTTGCTTCGACTTTAGTAAATTTTATGGGCAAG TGTTATCCAGGGGAAGATGATGTGGCCATTGCCCGAGCTATTTTAAT GTATTTGTCAGTTGGTAATCTGAGAGATGCCAATATTCTCATGGATGAGATAAAGAAGCAAGTGGAGTCTAAGGAGCTTGACTTTCCCAAATCTGATTTGATCCAGttcatcaattttcttttgcaaaC GTTGTTGAGAGATGCTCTTCCGCTTTTTAATATGTTGAGAGCGAAATACAAATCAAGCTTAGACAGAGAACCAACATTTCATGAG TTGCTGGATGAAATTGCGGAGAAGTTTTATGGAGTACGACGCAGAAATCCACTGCAAGGGATGGGGATGTTCGGCGAGATTTTCAAG ATGATGGGAGGTGACTAG
- the LOC137720819 gene encoding pentatricopeptide repeat-containing protein At2g16880-like yields the protein MAAPTQALTQRQLLKTLTNLLTSTKILNPEPLKPYIPHLTQPLLLSIISSKALASQPTALLFFFRWVQDHTPSLTQSPQTLLALLPSLFTHHKFSDAKALLVQFIAADRKNDLHHLILHPDPTVPKPSKALLDTSIGAYVESGKPHLAAQVFDKMKRLRLQPNLLTCNTLINGLVRYGSSHSISLSRGVFKHAVELGVKVNTNTFNILICGYCLEHKFRDAVELLSRMSEFRCVPDNVSYNTILNWLCKKGQLSEARDLLLDMKNRGLFPNRNTYNILVCGYCKMGWLKEAMQVIELMTQNSLLPDIWTYNVLIKGLCREGRIEEALRLRVEMENLKLMPDVVTYNTLIDGYFEWSSDSEALKLVEEMREKGVKANAVTYNIIVKWFCKEGKLDEASDTIRKMEEDGFAPDCVTYNTLINEYCKAGKMAEAFKMMNEMGTKGLKMDIFTLNTLLYTLCSEKKLDKAFDLLRTATKRGYILDEVSYGTLITGCFKNEKANKGFKLWDEMKEKQVVPSIVTYNTIIGGLCQSGKTDQAFDKLNELLERGLVPDGTTYNTIIHGYCREGNVEKAFQFHNKMVEESFKPDVYTCNILLCGLCREGMLEKALKLFYTWISKGKDIDAVTYNTLISSLCKEGRFDDVFALFSEMEENKLAPDQYTYTAILGALTDTGRIKEAEEFILKMIDMGKLPDWPPELEKVKNGVAESSVEYDSSTGAYSEKIIECCFQGKYKDAMHILEESMQKGMTLSKDVYINLMNGLIKRRKSISKAVKL from the coding sequence ATGGCAGCTCCAACTCAAGCCCTAACTCAGCGTCAACTCCTCAAAACCCTAACCAACCTCTTGACCTCCACAAAAATCCTAAACCCAGAACCTCTAAAACCCTACATTCCTCACCTGACCCAACCCCTCCTCCTCTCCATCATCTCCTCCAAAGCCCTAGCTTCTCAACCCACGgccctcctcttcttcttccggtGGGTCCAGGATCACACGCCCTCCCTAACCCAATCCCCACAGACCCTCCTCGCCCTCCTCCCCTCCCTCTTCACCCACCACAAGTTCTCCGACGCCAAAGCCCTCCTCGTCCAATTCATCGCCGCCGATCGCAAGAACGATCTCCACCACCTCATTCTTCACCCGGACCCCACCGTGCCGAAGCCCTCGAAGGCCCTTCTGGACACTTCCATTGGGGCATATGTGGAATCTGGGAAACCCCACCTTGCAGCCcaagtgtttgataaaatgaAGCGGCTTCGGCTTCAGCCCAATTTGCTCACCTGCAATACTCTGATTAATGGTCTGGTAAGGTACGGGTCATCGCATTCGATTTCGTTGTCTAGAGGTGTGTTTAAGCATGCTGTTGAGTTAGGGGTTAAAGTGAATACGAATACTTTTAACATTTTGATATGTGGGTATTGCTTGGAGCATAAGTTTAGGGATGCTGTAGAGTTGTTGAGTAGGATGAGTGAATTCAGATGCGTGCCCGATAATGTGAGCTATAATACGATATTGAACTGGCTGTGTAAAAAGGGGCAGTTGAGTGAAGCCCGGGATTTGTTGTTGGACATGAAGAATCGAGGGTTGTTTCCGAATAGGAACACATATAACATTTTGGTTTGTGGGTATTGTAAGATGGGGTGGTTGAAGGAGGCAATGCAGGTGATCGAGTTGATGACACAGAACAGTTTGTTGCCGGATATTTGGACGTACAATGTCTTGATTAAGGGGTTGTGTAGGGAGGGTAGGATTGAGGAGGCTCTGAGGCTTCGGGTTGAGATGGAAAATTTGAAGTTGATGCCTGATGTTGTCACGTATAACACATTGATTGATGGGTATTTTGAGTGGAGCAGTGATTCAGAGGCCCTTAAGTTGGTTGAGGAGATGCGTGAAAAGGGAGTGAAAGCAAATGCAGTTACTTACAATATAATAGTAAAGTGGTTCTGTAAAGAAGGGAAGCTGGATGAAGCCAGTGATACTATAAGGAAGATGGAGGAAGATGGGTTTGCTCCTGATTGTGTCACTTATAATACTTTGATTAACGAGTATTGCAAGGCAGGGAAAATGGCAGAAGCATTTAAAATGATGAATGAGATGGGTACGAAAGGTTTGAAGATGGACATCTTTACTCTCAATACTCTTCTTTACACTCTCTGCAGTGAGAAGAAGCTGGACAAGGCATTTGACTTGCTTCGTACTGCAACTAAGCGGGGTTATATTCTTGATGAGGTAAGCTATGGAACCTTGATCACGGGATGCTTTAAGAACGAAAAGGCCAACAAGGGTTTCAAGCTTTGGGATGAGATGAAAGAGAAGCAGGTTGTTCCCAGCATTGTCACCTATAACACTATAATTGGAGGCCTCTGCCAGTCTGGAAAAACTGATCAAGCATTCGACAAGTTGAATGAGCTTCTAGAGAGGGGTCTAGTCCCTGATGGAACTACATACAACACGATAATTCATGGTTACTGCCGTGAGGGGAATGTTGAGAAAGCATTTCAgttccacaacaaaatggttgaGGAATCATTCAAGCCAGATGTCTATACATGTAATATTCTTCTTTGTGGGCTATGTAGAGAGGGTATGTTAGAAAAAGCTCTTAAGCTTTTTTACACATGGATTTCGAAAGGGAAAGACATTGATGCAGTTACTTACAACACATTGATATCAAGCCTTTGCAAAGAAGGAAGGTTTGATGATGTTTTTGCTCTTTTTTcggaaatggaagaaaacaaattagCGCCAGACCAATATACATACACTGCCATTCTGGGTGCACTTACGGATACTGGTAGGATTAAGGAAGCAGAagaatttattttgaaaatgatTGATATGGGAAAGTTACCTGATTGGCCCCCAGAATTGGAGAAGGTTAAAAATGGAGTGGCCGAATCTTCAGTTGAATATGATTCAAGCACAGGAGCCTATTCAGAAAAAATCATTGAGTGTTGCTTTCAAGGTAAATATAAGGATGCAATGCACATTTTGGAAGAATCAATGCAGAAAGGCATGACGTTAAGTAAAGATGTTTACATTAATTTGATGAATGGGCTGATTAAGAGGCGAAAAAGTATATCAAAGGCTGTTAAGCTGTAG
- the LOC137719382 gene encoding LOB domain-containing protein 1-like, whose amino-acid sequence MEFNAKTTTTTTSTASLPPPFSYSPSSTSSPSTSSFPSPNSQHLSNYPSPHASNSNIATNPFPTSPSPPPPPVILSPCAACKILRRRCAEKCVLAPYFPPTEPLKFTIAHKVFGASNIIKLLQEIPESHRADAVSSMVYEANARIHDPVYGCAGAIFQLQKQVGELQAQLAKTQAELVNMQCQQGNLIALICMDMTKSKEQAILQQQQSNNIDTSCFLDENNLGTAWEPLWT is encoded by the exons ATGGAGTTCAATGCCAAAACTACTACCACTACTACAAGTACTGCATCACTTCCACCTCCATTCTCCTACTCTCCATCCTCTACTTCTTCTCCCAGTACTTCAtcatttccctctcctaactcTCAGCACTTATCTAATTATCCTTCTCCTCATGCTTCTAATAGTAATATTGCTACAAATCCATTTCCGACCTCTCCttcaccgccaccgccacctgTGATTCTCAGCCCATGCGCCGCCTGCAAGATTCTTCGCCGCCGGTGTGCAGAGAAGTGCGTTTTAGCTCCATACTTCCCTCCTACTGAGCCCCTCAAGTTCACTATTGCCCACAAAGTCTTTGGAGCTAGCAACATCATCAAGCTCTTGCAG GAAATTCCAGAGTCTCACAGAGCAGATGCAGTGAGCAGCATGGTTTACGAAGCCAATGCTAGAATTCACGACCCGGTTTATGGCTGCGCCGGAGCAATTTTCCAGCTCCAGAAACAAGTCGGTGAGCTCCAAGCCCAACTGGCCAAGACACAGGCAGAGCTAGTGAACATGCAATGCCAGCAAGGAAATTTGATTGCCCTAATTTGCATGGACATGACAAAGTCTAAAGAACAAGCCATTTTGCAGCAGCAACAGTCTAATAACATTGACACAAGCTGTTTTCTGGATGAAAACAATTTGGGCACGGCTTGGGAGCCTCTCTGGACATAA
- the LOC137721539 gene encoding LOB domain-containing protein 1-like, protein MEFIAKTTTTPTSPPPFSHSLSSSISSPSTAPFPSPNSHHLSNYSSPHAANSNIATNPFPTYPSPPPPPPVVLSPCAACKILRRRCVEKCVLAPYFPPTEPLKFTIAHRVFGASNIIKLLQEIPESHRADAVSSMVYEANARIRDPVYGCAGAICQLQKQVGELQVQLAKAQAELVNMQCEQGNLIALICMDMTRSKEQAILQQQQSNCNGTSCFPDENNLGTTWEPLWT, encoded by the exons ATGGAATTCATTGCCAAAACTACTACCACTCCTACAAGTCCACCTCCATTCTCCCACTCTCTGTCTTCCTCCATTTCTTCTCCCAGTACTGCACCATTTCCATCCCCTAACTCTCATCACTTATCTAATTATTCTTCTCCTCATGCTGCTAATAGTAATATTGCTACTAATCCATTTCCAACCTATCCTtcaccgccgccaccaccacctgtGGTTCTCAGCCCATGCGCCGCCTGCAAGATTCTTCGCCGCCGGTGTGTGGAGAAGTGCGTTTTAGCGCCATACTTCCCTCCTACTGAGCCCCTTAAGTTCACTATTGCCCACAGAGTCTTTGGAGCTAGCAACATCATCAAGCTCTTGCAG GAAATTCCAGAGTCTCACAGAGCAGATGCAGTGAGCAGCATGGTTTACGAAGCCAATGCCAGAATTCGTGACCCGGTTTATGGCTGCGCCGGAGCAATTTGTCAGCTCCAGAAACAAGTCGGTGAGCTCCAAGTCCAACTGGCCAAGGCACAGGCAGAGCTAGTGAACATGCAATGCGAGCAAGGCAATCTGATTGCCCTAATTTGCATGGACATGACACGGTCTAAAGAACAAGCCATTTTGCAGCAGCAACAGTCTAATTGCAATGGCACAAGCTGTTTTCCGGATGAAAACAATTTGGGCACGACTTGGGAGCCTCTCTGGACATGA